Part of the Aureitalea marina genome, CGGTAGTAGGTGTATCGTAGTTGAAGGCGTACGGGTCGAGAAAGAAGCCGTATTGGGAGCCAATGTAGTACTGACAGCATCGACCAAGATCATAGATGTGACCGGACCGCAACCTTTCGAGACCAAGGGGGTGGTTCCTGCCAGATCCGTAGTGATACCAGGGAGTTATACCAAGACCTTCCCTGCCGGAGATTATCAGGTGCCCTGCGCCCTGATCATCGGAAAGCGCAAGGAAAGTACGGACAAGAAGACTTCCCTGAATTCTGCATTGCGGGAATATGGGGTGTCGGTTTGATGCGTTAGTCGTTAGTCGTTATTAAAAGTTAAAATTTACGAATCACCAATCACGATTCACGAATTACTGCTCGCCCGCAAGAGGTAGGATTATCCACACTTAAGGTTTAATACTTAACGGCTAACTCAGTTCTACCTTGGGGCGTTGTTCCCCTCCCGTTGTAAGTTAGTCCTTAAAAATCGGTTCCCAGGCAAAGATCAGAGCACCCTTTTGTGAATACTTGAATCCCGAGTCAAAATGCCGCAACAGAAATTTAACTTCTTCTTCTGCGCCTTCTGACCTTTTTCGCAGTGATCTTCTTCTGAAATTGGCCACTGTACCTGAGCATAAGCTCGTGAATGTGGTCTGTTGATTCGCCATACAATTCAGCATAGACAGGAGCCATCACCTTGATCATTGCTTTGGACAGCCAGAGCCTCCGGAAATTTCTCATCCTGTTTTCCAGGTTCATGGTTCCAAATCGCATGCGGTTCAGGTCGATCAGATAGAAATGATAGTCTTCCCCAACTTTAACGATGAGCGTATTCCCAGGAGAATGATCCAGGAATTGAATGCCTTGTTGGTGAAGGTCGTAGGTGAACTTTGTAAACTGCCGCAGGATCTTCTTTCGATCCGGATAGAGCGGTTTGTGGATCAGCACCCTGAAATCCAGATCATAGTCCAAATGACGGCTGATGTAAAAGCTCTGCTTCAGACCGAGACCGAATTGCTCCAAATAAGCTACCGGGGTTGGTGTACCCAGATCGGCAGCCAGGAGTTTCATTCCGTAGAGATAAGAACGTTGCGCCTTGGACTTGCGCAGAAAGCGATAAACCAGGGATTGAAAGGCATTGGGTATCTTAAAGCGTTTGATGGAATACCAACTTCCGTTTATCTCTACTTTTCGGATGGTGTTGCGGTCTCCCGCCACGATGAGTTCCCCTGTCTGGTCAAACTGAGCCACGGCTTGCCTAAGCTGCTTGTTGAGCTCTTTGAATTCCGGGGCCACCACCCAATTTTCGCGCATAGCTGCTCTGATTTTGGATAAAAAAAGATACTTTGCGAAGGTAAAGGATATGAAACAAATACTGGTGATACAGAATAAGCGGATTGGCGATGTACTGATCAGTTCAGTGCTTGCCAATAACCTGAAAAAGGTCTTCCCCGACAGCCATATCACTTATTTTGTCTATGATTATACAGTCGGTGTTTTACAAGGCAATCCCAACATTGATCACATTGAGGTCGCTAACGATAAAGAGCTGAAGAAATTTGGGGTGCTGATATCCACCATCCGACAAATTCGAAAGAAGAATTACGATATCATCTTTGACCCTTACGCTAAATTACAAAGCCGCTTGATGTGCCTGTTCTCC contains:
- a CDS encoding lipopolysaccharide kinase InaA family protein; its protein translation is MRENWVVAPEFKELNKQLRQAVAQFDQTGELIVAGDRNTIRKVEINGSWYSIKRFKIPNAFQSLVYRFLRKSKAQRSYLYGMKLLAADLGTPTPVAYLEQFGLGLKQSFYISRHLDYDLDFRVLIHKPLYPDRKKILRQFTKFTYDLHQQGIQFLDHSPGNTLIVKVGEDYHFYLIDLNRMRFGTMNLENRMRNFRRLWLSKAMIKVMAPVYAELYGESTDHIHELMLRYSGQFQKKITAKKVRRRRRRS